Proteins co-encoded in one Flavobacterium sp. M31R6 genomic window:
- the rpsA gene encoding 30S ribosomal protein S1, with protein sequence MSEQLKSQEEFLANFNWHNFEEGIDAVDEKNLLEFEELVSKTFIATDQEEVVEGVVVRITDRDVIVDINAKSEGVISLNEFRYNPALKVGDKVEVLIDIREDKTGQLVLSHRKARTIKSWDRVISANETGEIVNGFVKCRTKGGMIVDVFGIEAFLPGSQIDVKPIRDYDVYVNKMMEFKVVKINHEFKNVVVSHKALIEADIEVQKKEIIGQLQKGQVLEGVVKNITSYGVFIDLGGVDGLIHITDLSWSRINHPSEVLELDQKLNVVILDFDDEKTRIQLGLKQLNAHPWDALNADLKIGDKVNGKVVVIADYGAFIEVAEGVEGLIHVSEMSWSTHLRSAQDFVKVGDVVEAVILTLDRDDRKMSLGIKQLTQDPWTDITSKYPVGSKHTGIVRNFTNFGIFVELEEGIDGLIYISDLSWTKKIKHPSEFVNVGEKLDVVVLELDVDGRKLSLGHKQTTANPWDQYEDSFAVGTIHTGEISEIVDKGATVEFGDDIVAFIPTRHLEKEDGKKLKKGDTADFKVIEFNKEFKRVVASHTAIFREEEEKNVKAATENTSSASTTNAPAATLGDNNDVLAALKAKMEKSEKK encoded by the coding sequence ATGTCTGAACAATTAAAATCACAAGAAGAGTTTTTAGCAAATTTTAACTGGCATAACTTCGAAGAAGGTATCGATGCAGTAGATGAGAAAAACTTATTGGAATTCGAAGAACTAGTATCAAAAACTTTTATTGCAACTGACCAAGAAGAAGTAGTTGAAGGAGTAGTTGTAAGAATCACAGATAGAGACGTTATCGTTGATATCAACGCAAAATCGGAAGGTGTTATTTCATTAAACGAATTCCGTTACAACCCAGCTTTAAAAGTAGGTGATAAAGTAGAAGTATTAATTGACATCCGTGAGGACAAAACTGGTCAATTGGTATTATCTCACAGAAAAGCACGTACTATCAAATCTTGGGATAGAGTTATTTCGGCTAACGAAACAGGAGAAATCGTTAATGGTTTTGTAAAATGCAGAACTAAAGGTGGTATGATCGTTGACGTTTTCGGAATTGAAGCTTTCTTACCAGGATCTCAAATTGACGTTAAGCCAATTAGAGACTACGATGTATATGTAAACAAAATGATGGAATTCAAAGTGGTAAAAATCAACCACGAATTCAAAAATGTTGTTGTTTCTCATAAAGCGCTTATTGAAGCGGATATTGAAGTACAGAAAAAAGAAATCATCGGTCAATTACAAAAAGGACAAGTATTAGAAGGTGTTGTTAAAAACATTACTTCTTATGGTGTGTTTATTGACTTAGGTGGTGTTGATGGATTAATTCACATTACTGACCTTTCTTGGAGTAGAATCAACCACCCAAGTGAAGTTCTTGAATTAGACCAAAAATTAAATGTTGTAATCCTTGATTTCGATGATGAGAAAACAAGAATTCAATTAGGATTGAAACAATTGAACGCTCACCCATGGGATGCTTTAAATGCTGATTTGAAAATTGGTGATAAAGTAAACGGTAAAGTAGTTGTAATCGCTGATTACGGTGCATTTATCGAAGTTGCTGAAGGTGTTGAAGGTTTAATCCACGTTTCTGAAATGTCTTGGTCAACTCATTTACGTTCTGCTCAAGATTTCGTAAAAGTTGGAGATGTTGTTGAGGCTGTTATCTTAACTTTAGATAGAGATGACCGTAAAATGTCATTAGGTATCAAACAATTGACTCAAGATCCTTGGACTGACATTACTTCTAAATACCCAGTAGGTTCTAAACATACAGGTATCGTTAGAAACTTTACAAACTTTGGAATTTTCGTAGAATTAGAAGAAGGAATTGATGGATTAATCTACATTTCTGACCTTTCTTGGACTAAGAAAATCAAACACCCATCTGAATTTGTAAATGTTGGTGAAAAATTAGACGTAGTTGTATTAGAATTAGATGTTGACGGACGTAAATTATCTTTAGGTCACAAACAAACTACTGCTAATCCTTGGGATCAATACGAAGATTCTTTCGCAGTTGGAACTATCCACACAGGTGAAATTTCTGAAATCGTTGACAAAGGAGCTACTGTAGAATTCGGAGATGATATCGTTGCTTTCATTCCTACACGTCACCTTGAAAAAGAAGACGGTAAGAAATTGAAAAAAGGTGATACTGCTGATTTCAAAGTAATTGAATTTAACAAAGAATTCAAAAGAGTAGTTGCTTCTCACACTGCTATCTTCCGCGAAGAAGAAGAGAAAAATGTGAAAGCTGCAACTGAAAATACTTCATCTGCATCTACTACAAACGCACCAGCTGCAACTTTAGGAGATAACAATGATGTATTGGCTGCATTGAAAGCTAAAATGGAAAAATCAGAGAAAAAATAA
- a CDS encoding type IX secretion system membrane protein PorP/SprF: protein MKKIILFVFFFLSILKAIAQQDPHFTQYMNNMSVVNPAYATATPAILNLGSLYRYQWAGIEGAPKTLTLFAHTPINEKIEGGFSLVSDNIGDGAKKETNFFADFAYVLQLNEKQKLSFGVKAGFSSISTNFNGFQLNSGDISTDKAFAENINETVPNIGVGAFYFKDNYYVGLSAPNLLSAEHIKSRPDINSFGPREIHTYLTGGYVFDINEAFKFKPAFMAIFVKGAPVSVDLTANVLYNEKFELGAAYRFGDSASLLMNINVNPNLRVGYSYDYVTSNLSQFSSGSHEIVLLYNLDLLGKGYDKSPRFF from the coding sequence ATGAAAAAAATAATACTTTTTGTGTTTTTTTTCCTTTCCATACTAAAGGCAATCGCTCAGCAAGATCCTCATTTCACACAATACATGAACAATATGAGTGTTGTAAATCCTGCTTATGCAACGGCAACTCCCGCAATCTTAAATTTAGGAAGTTTGTATCGTTACCAATGGGCCGGAATCGAAGGAGCACCAAAAACCCTAACCTTATTTGCACACACACCTATAAATGAAAAGATAGAAGGAGGTTTCTCTTTAGTTTCAGACAATATCGGTGATGGTGCCAAAAAGGAAACAAATTTCTTTGCCGATTTCGCCTATGTTCTTCAATTGAATGAAAAGCAAAAACTTTCATTTGGGGTAAAGGCTGGTTTTTCATCAATAAGCACCAACTTTAATGGATTTCAATTAAATAGCGGTGATATCTCCACAGACAAAGCATTTGCTGAAAATATAAATGAAACTGTACCCAATATTGGAGTAGGAGCCTTTTATTTTAAGGATAATTATTATGTTGGACTTTCTGCACCAAACTTGCTTTCGGCAGAACACATAAAATCAAGACCTGACATTAATTCCTTTGGTCCTCGAGAAATTCATACTTATTTAACGGGAGGATATGTTTTTGACATTAATGAGGCTTTTAAATTTAAACCTGCTTTTATGGCAATATTTGTAAAAGGAGCACCGGTTTCTGTAGATTTAACGGCTAATGTATTGTATAATGAAAAATTCGAACTTGGTGCTGCTTATCGATTTGGTGATTCCGCAAGTTTATTGATGAATATCAATGTCAATCCAAATTTGAGAGTTGGTTATTCCTATGATTATGTCACTTCAAATCTAAGCCAATTCAGTTCTGGTTCACATGAAATTGTGCTATTGTATAACTTGGATTTATTAGGCAAAGGGTATGACAAATCACCAAGATTTTTCTAA
- a CDS encoding fasciclin domain-containing protein: protein MKTRKFLSIAFFGLMLGVTSYAQKSVMVGGAAMYPTKNIIENAVNSKDHTTLVAAVKAAGLVETLQSTGPFTVFAPTNAAFDKLPKGTVENLLKPENLKTLQTILTYHVVAGRMNATDIANAIKEGNGKAMLKTVSGGTLIAWMQGKDLYISDENGNKAKVTIANVNQSNGVIHVIDTVLLPKQ, encoded by the coding sequence ATGAAAACTAGAAAATTTTTATCGATTGCATTTTTTGGATTAATGTTAGGAGTAACTTCTTATGCTCAAAAAAGTGTCATGGTTGGCGGAGCTGCTATGTACCCAACCAAAAATATTATTGAAAACGCAGTAAACTCAAAAGATCATACCACGTTAGTTGCTGCTGTAAAAGCAGCTGGTTTAGTTGAAACTTTACAAAGTACAGGACCATTCACCGTTTTTGCCCCAACAAATGCTGCGTTTGACAAATTGCCAAAAGGAACAGTAGAAAATTTGCTGAAACCTGAAAATCTAAAAACATTGCAAACCATTTTAACTTACCATGTAGTTGCCGGAAGAATGAATGCTACTGATATAGCAAATGCAATTAAAGAAGGAAATGGAAAAGCAATGTTGAAAACAGTGAGTGGTGGAACATTAATTGCCTGGATGCAAGGAAAAGATTTATATATTTCCGACGAAAATGGAAATAAAGCTAAAGTAACAATTGCCAATGTAAATCAATCAAATGGAGTAATTCATGTAATCGACACGGTTCTTTTACCTAAACAATAA
- a CDS encoding gliding motility-associated C-terminal domain-containing protein, producing the protein MVPKLRFPTHFTFYSFLTFFILFFCSIDVNAQCAGIAGSDNNSLNVCNIADPSSASVDLNLQLGPHTIGGTWSDDNKSLGLSTTTGFLNAQQIKKSGIYNYTYTVSDGLGCTDSAVVTVTIGGYAGIAGPDFSVCNNESLNLFKLFKGVPTPSPQTNGTWNDDSGAGGLSSNTLNTAIPPPGQTYPYTYTVQSPVGSTCNPTVSSTVNVSIFRGPESGTPTNLQLCSNVLGTYTNFDLFGQLTGQDSGGVWTDAGLGEITSATDSNINIQNIYNTRGPGIYRFTYTVLSNDLICSDKSSFVDITIEKQLDFTGATLVVNSDICENEIPTATYNAVLTQGTQVIPNGTYNVTYTISGVPTPIQTTKSFSGGVLTFPIPSTYFQQVNNYSIDIINIVDATSLGICNNIIGTIEDILHVYPIPKINNATLTITPVCQTFDVPIDFSGTSNLTDGNYDIVYNISGNNTATAKTTIISITGGLGAFTIPKALIPNAGANTITITKITNSTTGCTNTSTLNQSFTINPLPDATNLTATIKDICQGQATNVKLSGLGTLTSISINYNLSGSNITGSQIIPLTVIAGETNFVIPTTDIPNAGLTSFTITDLTNTVTGCTLSINNKTDFTVNSIPTIPVANDQIFCTSDNATVANLIPQGSQYQWFDSATSTVPLTNTTPLISGNYFVKEVNVLTGCESSLKPIVVQINATPQINSATLTIVPICQGYSANVNFSGTSNLADGNYNILYNLSGSNIATAIPATLSIASGLATFSIASNLIPNSGNTTIAITNITNALTNCTSTSTLSKVFIVNGLPDIANMVVTVKDGCLGQAINVDITGLGTLSNITLSYAVSGANAISSQTIPLAVSGGKTFFLIPAGKLLNTGSNTLVITDLTNTGNGCSTIINTVSKNFVINSIPNSPTASNQKFCETNLATVANLAPNGNQYKWYDTPTSTIPLASSKLLVTGNYYVKEMNVTTGCESLSTPISVLINTVQIPVLKPNGEEFCGIDKPTIQNLSNNTFASANLVWYDALTNGTIIPNTDLLLEGATYYGFDYDATTQCYSSALPVAVSLTDCTLTPDKLKIPDGFSPNGDGVNDTFQIVDIEFSFPNYTLEIFNRYGNVLFKGDINKPDWNGKNSNSSFIDGDAPAGVYFYIINYNKDNLPPKQGQLYLNR; encoded by the coding sequence ATGGTTCCAAAACTACGTTTTCCTACTCATTTTACATTTTATTCTTTTCTTACATTTTTCATTCTCTTTTTCTGTTCTATTGATGTTAATGCACAATGTGCGGGAATTGCAGGGAGTGATAATAACAGTTTGAATGTTTGTAACATTGCTGATCCATCAAGCGCATCTGTAGATCTGAATCTTCAATTAGGACCTCATACGATTGGAGGAACATGGTCTGATGATAATAAATCTTTAGGATTAAGCACGACAACTGGTTTTTTAAATGCACAGCAAATCAAGAAAAGTGGGATCTATAATTACACTTATACCGTTTCAGATGGGTTAGGGTGTACGGACTCTGCTGTTGTAACTGTTACTATTGGAGGGTACGCTGGAATTGCTGGTCCAGATTTTTCAGTTTGCAATAATGAAAGTTTGAATTTATTTAAGCTTTTTAAAGGAGTTCCAACGCCTTCACCACAAACAAATGGTACTTGGAATGATGATTCTGGTGCTGGTGGCTTATCAAGTAATACTCTAAACACAGCTATTCCACCCCCAGGTCAAACATATCCTTATACATATACAGTTCAATCTCCAGTAGGATCGACATGTAATCCAACTGTTTCTTCAACTGTAAATGTTTCAATATTTAGGGGTCCGGAATCGGGTACCCCAACGAATTTGCAATTGTGTTCTAATGTATTAGGCACCTACACTAATTTTGATTTATTTGGACAATTAACTGGACAAGATTCAGGTGGAGTATGGACGGATGCCGGACTAGGAGAAATAACTAGTGCCACAGATTCTAATATTAATATTCAGAATATTTACAATACGAGAGGACCAGGTATTTATAGATTTACCTATACCGTACTTTCAAATGATTTGATTTGTTCTGATAAATCATCGTTTGTAGATATAACTATAGAAAAACAACTTGATTTTACTGGGGCGACGTTAGTGGTAAACTCTGATATATGTGAAAATGAAATTCCAACAGCAACTTATAATGCGGTTTTAACACAAGGTACTCAAGTTATACCAAATGGTACTTATAACGTTACCTACACTATTTCGGGAGTACCTACACCAATACAAACTACAAAAAGTTTTTCAGGTGGTGTATTAACTTTTCCAATTCCGTCGACATATTTTCAACAAGTCAATAATTATTCCATTGATATTATCAATATAGTAGATGCAACTAGTCTTGGGATTTGTAACAATATTATTGGAACAATTGAAGATATTTTACATGTATATCCTATTCCTAAAATTAATAATGCTACACTTACTATTACACCAGTTTGCCAAACCTTTGACGTGCCAATTGATTTTTCAGGTACATCAAATCTTACTGACGGAAATTATGACATTGTTTACAACATAAGCGGTAATAATACTGCAACTGCAAAAACTACTATTATTAGTATTACTGGAGGATTAGGTGCTTTTACCATTCCAAAAGCTTTAATACCAAATGCAGGAGCAAACACAATTACAATTACCAAAATCACCAATTCTACTACTGGTTGCACCAATACATCTACACTTAATCAATCGTTTACGATAAATCCACTACCTGATGCAACCAATCTGACTGCAACAATTAAAGACATATGTCAAGGTCAGGCGACAAACGTTAAATTATCGGGTTTAGGAACATTGACTTCAATTTCGATTAATTACAATCTTTCTGGATCGAATATTACTGGTTCTCAAATTATTCCTTTGACAGTTATAGCTGGTGAAACCAATTTTGTTATTCCAACAACTGACATACCAAATGCAGGACTGACCTCTTTCACCATAACTGATTTGACCAATACAGTAACGGGTTGTACTTTGAGTATCAACAATAAAACGGATTTTACAGTAAATTCGATTCCCACTATTCCTGTTGCAAATGACCAGATTTTTTGCACTTCAGATAATGCAACAGTTGCTAATTTAATTCCACAGGGAAGTCAATATCAATGGTTCGATTCGGCAACAAGTACCGTTCCATTAACTAATACAACACCTTTAATTTCAGGAAATTATTTTGTGAAAGAGGTAAATGTGTTGACTGGTTGTGAATCAAGCTTAAAACCTATTGTTGTACAAATTAATGCAACTCCGCAAATAAATAGTGCAACATTAACAATTGTGCCAATTTGCCAAGGCTATTCAGCAAATGTAAATTTCTCAGGGACTTCCAATCTTGCAGATGGAAATTACAATATTCTTTATAACTTATCTGGAAGTAATATAGCAACTGCAATTCCCGCAACTTTAAGTATTGCTTCTGGGTTAGCTACTTTTAGTATAGCCTCCAATTTAATTCCGAATTCAGGAAATACAACTATAGCAATTACCAATATTACAAATGCCTTAACCAATTGTACGAGCACATCAACATTATCAAAAGTATTTATTGTAAACGGATTACCTGATATTGCCAATATGGTTGTAACCGTAAAAGACGGCTGTTTAGGTCAAGCCATAAATGTTGATATTACGGGATTGGGAACCTTATCGAATATCACTTTGAGTTATGCCGTATCTGGAGCAAACGCAATAAGTTCGCAAACAATTCCTTTAGCAGTAAGCGGGGGAAAAACATTTTTTTTAATTCCTGCCGGTAAACTTTTAAATACAGGAAGTAATACTTTGGTTATAACAGATTTAACCAATACTGGAAATGGTTGTTCTACAATAATCAATACTGTTTCCAAAAATTTTGTCATTAATTCCATCCCAAACAGTCCAACTGCGAGCAATCAAAAATTTTGCGAAACCAATTTAGCAACGGTAGCTAATTTAGCTCCTAACGGAAACCAATACAAATGGTATGATACTCCAACAAGTACAATTCCTTTAGCATCAAGTAAACTTTTGGTAACAGGAAATTATTACGTTAAAGAAATGAATGTAACTACTGGTTGTGAATCATTATCAACTCCGATAAGTGTGCTGATAAATACTGTTCAAATACCCGTTTTAAAACCAAATGGAGAAGAATTTTGCGGTATTGACAAGCCTACTATTCAAAATTTATCAAATAATACCTTTGCATCCGCAAATTTAGTTTGGTATGACGCTTTAACAAATGGGACAATAATTCCTAATACTGATTTGCTTTTAGAAGGAGCAACTTATTATGGTTTTGATTATGATGCAACAACTCAATGTTATTCTAGTGCATTGCCGGTAGCGGTTTCATTAACAGATTGCACTTTAACTCCTGACAAATTGAAGATTCCTGATGGATTTTCACCAAATGGTGATGGCGTAAATGATACTTTTCAAATTGTAGATATCGAATTTTCTTTTCCGAATTATACGTTAGAAATTTTTAATAGATACGGAAATGTGTTATTCAAAGGTGACATCAACAAACCGGATTGGAACGGAAAAAATTCAAATTCAAGCTTTATAGACGGTGATGCACCAGCTGGAGTCTACTTCTATATTATCAACTATAATAAAGACAATTTGCCTCCTAAACAAGGCCAACTTTATTTAAACCGATAA
- a CDS encoding OmpA family protein: MKRIYIILIVFSIQFIQAQQQDLQRANLLFAKTYYSAAIPLYEKISTKIQTEEVIQNLGDCYYFTNDYDKAQELYSLLIQSKGKELNEDYYFRYAQTLKAKGKYNEANDIMRKFYLASNNTIAIEKLERDIKTLKNVSAIGQRFDIQNLAINTANSEFGAVVFGDNLVFAAVKKKPNLFDKTYKWNNESYLNLVTIPLKNVNANDSIVAYFSKDLKSPMHESNAIFTKDGKFMYFTRNNSNNGRRGKNTDKISNIQIFRAEFVKNKWTNIVALPFNSPDYSVEHPALSPDEKTLYFASDMPGTLGSFDIFSVSIAGSIYGKPMNLGEKINTPKREQFPFVSRDNKLFFSSNGHEGYGALDIFVSDIQDNTYSKASNVGLPVNSGYDDFAYYIDSDTKEGYFSSDRPGGKGKDDIYSLRETKELLIEDCKQYISGVITDVDSHLVLENAIVILKNSANQELEKTITTVDGKFSFTIACESNYSLLATKENYTENSKSFHISGERNKSNDGSMEIRSIEIIKKEEQVALEKKIAADLIIAQQLKAAELVALEQKKKADAIALQEKKIADANALKQKKKDDAIALESKRLADLEAAQQLKKDKIAADKKDKEIAAAKKKEKTAAIVAAEKDVVKDKDRLIIKTDPIYFDYNMWYIRKESKRILNRIVELMNKYPEMVVEIGSHTDSRGNAKFNAELSQKRADATKDYILEQGIPKNRVLAKGYGESVPIVKCIPDNSCDEEQHELNRRSEFVIKNL, from the coding sequence ATGAAAAGAATATATATAATCCTCATCGTATTTTCAATCCAATTCATTCAAGCCCAACAACAGGATTTGCAACGAGCAAACCTTTTGTTTGCTAAAACCTATTATAGTGCCGCAATTCCTTTGTATGAAAAAATTAGTACCAAAATCCAAACGGAAGAGGTAATTCAAAATTTAGGCGATTGTTATTATTTTACAAATGATTATGATAAAGCCCAAGAATTATATTCTCTATTAATTCAAAGTAAAGGCAAAGAACTAAATGAAGATTATTATTTCCGATATGCCCAGACATTGAAAGCCAAAGGAAAATATAATGAAGCAAATGACATCATGCGAAAGTTTTATTTGGCTTCCAATAATACTATAGCCATTGAAAAATTAGAGAGGGATATCAAAACCTTAAAGAACGTCAGCGCAATTGGACAAAGATTTGATATTCAAAATTTAGCAATAAATACAGCTAATTCAGAGTTTGGTGCTGTAGTTTTTGGAGATAACTTAGTTTTTGCAGCTGTAAAAAAGAAACCTAATTTATTTGATAAAACCTATAAATGGAATAATGAATCCTATCTCAATTTAGTCACCATTCCATTAAAAAATGTAAATGCAAATGATTCTATTGTGGCTTATTTTTCAAAAGATTTGAAATCGCCTATGCACGAATCGAATGCTATTTTTACAAAGGATGGCAAATTCATGTATTTTACCCGAAACAATTCAAACAACGGCAGGAGAGGGAAGAATACAGACAAAATATCGAACATTCAAATTTTCAGAGCTGAGTTTGTAAAGAATAAATGGACTAATATTGTGGCATTGCCTTTTAATAGTCCAGATTATTCTGTAGAGCATCCAGCTTTGAGTCCGGATGAAAAAACACTCTATTTTGCATCAGACATGCCTGGGACATTAGGCTCATTTGATATTTTTAGTGTTTCAATAGCGGGCTCTATTTATGGTAAACCAATGAATTTGGGAGAAAAAATAAACACTCCCAAAAGGGAGCAATTTCCATTTGTTTCGAGAGACAATAAATTATTTTTTTCTTCCAATGGTCATGAAGGCTACGGAGCTTTGGATATTTTTGTTTCAGACATTCAAGACAATACCTATTCTAAAGCTTCGAATGTGGGACTTCCAGTAAACTCGGGTTATGATGATTTTGCCTATTACATAGATTCTGATACGAAGGAGGGTTATTTTTCTTCTGATAGACCCGGTGGAAAAGGGAAAGATGATATTTATTCTTTAAGAGAAACCAAAGAATTACTTATCGAAGATTGCAAACAATATATTTCCGGTGTAATAACTGATGTCGATTCGCATCTTGTATTGGAAAATGCTATTGTAATCTTGAAAAACTCTGCCAATCAAGAGCTTGAAAAAACAATCACTACAGTAGATGGTAAATTTAGTTTTACAATTGCTTGTGAATCTAATTATTCATTATTGGCTACCAAAGAAAATTATACCGAGAATTCAAAATCGTTCCATATTTCGGGAGAAAGAAATAAATCGAATGATGGTTCTATGGAAATTCGATCTATAGAAATTATCAAAAAGGAAGAACAAGTAGCTTTGGAGAAAAAAATTGCTGCGGATTTAATTATAGCTCAACAATTGAAAGCTGCCGAATTAGTTGCACTTGAACAAAAAAAGAAAGCTGATGCAATTGCTCTTCAGGAAAAGAAAATCGCCGATGCCAATGCACTCAAACAAAAGAAAAAAGACGACGCTATTGCTCTTGAATCCAAAAGATTAGCAGACCTAGAAGCTGCTCAGCAATTGAAAAAAGACAAAATAGCTGCTGACAAAAAAGATAAAGAAATTGCTGCCGCCAAGAAAAAAGAAAAAACGGCTGCTATCGTTGCTGCCGAAAAAGATGTAGTCAAAGATAAAGACAGATTAATTATCAAGACTGATCCAATCTATTTTGATTATAACATGTGGTATATTCGAAAAGAATCGAAAAGAATATTAAATCGTATTGTTGAATTGATGAACAAATATCCTGAAATGGTTGTAGAAATTGGTTCACACACTGACAGTCGTGGAAATGCAAAATTCAACGCGGAGCTTTCTCAAAAAAGAGCGGATGCAACAAAAGATTATATTTTAGAACAAGGAATTCCTAAAAATAGAGTTCTTGCCAAAGGTTATGGAGAATCAGTTCCAATTGTAAAATGCATTCCTGATAATTCTTGTGATGAAGAACAACACGAATTAAACAGAAGAAGTGAGTTTGTGATAAAAAACTTGTAA